One stretch of Phycisphaerae bacterium DNA includes these proteins:
- a CDS encoding NDP-sugar synthase — MILAGVHAWGESPLEQVCARPLLPVVGRPLVSYILEWLCSGGITESSICANSDTPAFQSCLASGERLGLRLTYVEDVMPRGPAGCLLDAAAKCGADTFVVLDGALIPQFDLAALIEAHDASGAAVTMVVSDPRGRMEGGREAKLEPVGIYVVSRTALAYIPERGYQDIKEVWIPRLYESGARVIPYVVDRDATLRVVDAASYVAACNWALQRSLRSDAISDEYLRVGQSLVHRSAEVAASARLVGAVVVGPNCRIEAAATVVGPATIGQGARVCRNAVVSGSMIWSGCIVGPQAFVIQSILVDQAKVESGDTVRGTVLGVSVTDRSVSSREVAYWGEMGGEPRPTGMGVGFAAAG; from the coding sequence GTGATTCTTGCGGGTGTACATGCGTGGGGCGAATCACCCCTTGAGCAGGTATGTGCCCGCCCCCTCCTGCCAGTGGTTGGTCGGCCGTTGGTTTCCTATATTCTTGAATGGCTTTGTTCGGGTGGAATCACCGAGTCGAGCATTTGCGCGAACAGTGACACGCCCGCGTTCCAGAGTTGCCTCGCGTCGGGTGAGCGTCTGGGGCTTCGTTTGACGTATGTAGAAGACGTCATGCCGCGCGGTCCTGCGGGTTGCCTGTTGGATGCGGCGGCCAAGTGCGGGGCCGACACGTTCGTCGTTCTCGACGGGGCCCTGATCCCACAATTCGACTTGGCGGCGCTCATCGAGGCTCATGATGCTTCCGGGGCCGCGGTGACGATGGTGGTCAGCGACCCGAGAGGGCGAATGGAGGGTGGCCGGGAGGCCAAACTGGAGCCGGTCGGCATTTACGTTGTGTCACGTACGGCATTGGCATACATTCCTGAACGGGGCTATCAAGACATCAAGGAAGTGTGGATTCCGCGGCTGTATGAGTCCGGGGCGCGCGTGATTCCCTACGTCGTGGATCGGGATGCGACGCTGCGCGTGGTCGATGCGGCGTCCTATGTGGCGGCGTGCAACTGGGCCCTCCAGCGTTCGCTTCGATCGGACGCGATTTCGGACGAGTATCTGCGCGTGGGTCAATCGCTGGTTCACCGGTCGGCCGAGGTGGCCGCCAGTGCCCGCTTGGTGGGCGCGGTGGTGGTGGGACCGAACTGCAGGATCGAGGCGGCGGCGACGGTCGTGGGCCCTGCCACGATCGGGCAGGGGGCGAGGGTTTGCCGCAACGCGGTGGTATCGGGCTCGATGATCTGGTCGGGCTGCATCGTCGGCCCGCAGGCCTTCGTGATCCAGTCGATCCTGGTGGACCAAGCCAAGGTTGAGTCGGGTGATACTGTTCGGGGAACGGTTCTCGGCGTATCGGTCACGGACCGAAGCGTCTCGTCCAGGGAGGTGGCATACTGGGGCGAGATGGGCGGTGAGCCCCGGCCGACAGGCATGGGTGTTGGTTTTGCCGCCGCCGGGTGA
- a CDS encoding sugar transferase, with the protein MHLIPVLLDSRLPLCGNGNARDTLLTLPFGTGSVLDYLLSGLEGCGSSSTLVYANRSPIDGYESRLKGSASGRIEVVGLEELNDIAERSETSDFLFMVDPRRWPTAGYDLAELMRRGRRYRGATHAVAIGEDPERTREVVERDRQGKVKRVRRLYNRMSWPEVQSTGVFVSIVPAQSLRDVRFVSLAELRAALAAKGVFTQDLPVRSDVHDLGDECGILALGESMVQQVLSEPVPDGYSVAKPDVLVGRGCRIHPSASLVGPLIVQHDAVIDEGATVIGPGLIGRGARICRRAVVSQAMVGREAEIVADCGVTQRVVSGRHDGASEDASSAIGTFVVPRSIRGGARMGTNGTLLRPVRVRLDRRRRMQLAVKRIVDVVLSSVGLVALSPLLLLTAVLVKATSAGPVFFVHHREQRNGRDFPCLKFRTMRADAHKIQRELYERNEVDGPQFKMADDPRITPLGRLLRHANIDELPQLINVLLGHMSLVGPRPSPFRENQICVPWRRARLSVRPGVTGLWQLCRRRGEEGDFHEWIYYDMAYVRNLSFWLDLKILFYTVITKGGKKRVPLSRLIGEAKPGNGAGQRPAAGDQRSTARVQVSAGSAEARSEAENGYGETGEGARTEVESAAG; encoded by the coding sequence GTGCATCTGATACCTGTCCTTCTCGATTCACGATTGCCCTTGTGTGGAAACGGGAATGCCCGGGACACGCTGTTGACGCTGCCCTTCGGCACCGGGTCGGTTCTGGACTACCTGCTCAGCGGTTTGGAGGGCTGTGGAAGCAGCAGCACCCTGGTTTACGCCAACCGTTCGCCGATCGATGGGTACGAGTCTCGATTGAAGGGGAGTGCATCCGGCCGGATCGAGGTCGTAGGTCTCGAGGAACTCAACGATATCGCCGAGAGGTCGGAGACCTCGGACTTCCTGTTCATGGTTGACCCGCGACGATGGCCCACGGCCGGCTATGATCTTGCGGAGCTCATGCGCCGTGGGCGGCGGTACCGAGGGGCCACGCATGCGGTCGCGATCGGCGAGGATCCGGAGCGGACCCGTGAGGTTGTGGAGCGAGATCGGCAGGGCAAGGTCAAGCGAGTTCGGCGCCTGTACAATCGGATGAGCTGGCCGGAGGTTCAGTCGACCGGCGTTTTTGTTTCGATCGTTCCGGCGCAGTCGCTGCGGGATGTACGGTTCGTCTCGCTGGCCGAGCTAAGAGCGGCGCTGGCCGCCAAGGGCGTGTTCACTCAGGACCTCCCGGTGCGCTCGGATGTTCACGATCTCGGTGACGAGTGCGGGATTCTCGCTCTCGGTGAGAGCATGGTGCAGCAGGTGCTCAGCGAGCCTGTGCCGGACGGCTACTCCGTGGCCAAGCCGGATGTCCTGGTGGGGAGAGGTTGCCGGATTCACCCGTCGGCCAGTCTGGTCGGCCCGTTGATCGTGCAGCACGATGCGGTGATTGACGAGGGCGCGACGGTGATCGGTCCCGGCCTGATCGGCCGGGGAGCGAGGATCTGCAGGCGGGCGGTGGTCTCGCAGGCCATGGTCGGACGTGAAGCGGAGATTGTGGCCGACTGTGGGGTGACCCAGAGAGTGGTCAGCGGGCGTCACGACGGCGCGAGCGAAGATGCCTCTTCGGCGATCGGGACGTTTGTTGTTCCGCGGAGCATTCGGGGTGGAGCCCGGATGGGCACCAACGGAACGTTGCTCAGACCAGTGAGAGTCCGACTGGATCGTCGTCGACGGATGCAGCTGGCCGTCAAGCGGATCGTGGACGTGGTCCTTTCGTCGGTCGGCTTGGTCGCCCTGTCGCCGCTGCTGCTGCTGACCGCCGTGCTGGTGAAAGCGACCTCGGCGGGTCCGGTGTTCTTCGTTCACCACCGCGAGCAAAGGAACGGCCGGGACTTCCCCTGCCTGAAGTTCCGTACGATGCGGGCCGACGCCCACAAGATCCAGAGAGAACTGTATGAAAGGAACGAGGTTGACGGCCCTCAGTTCAAGATGGCCGACGACCCGCGCATCACTCCGCTGGGGCGGTTGCTGCGGCACGCCAACATTGACGAACTCCCCCAACTGATCAACGTTCTGCTGGGGCACATGAGCCTGGTGGGTCCCCGGCCATCGCCGTTCCGTGAGAACCAGATCTGTGTGCCCTGGCGGAGAGCGCGACTGTCCGTCCGGCCGGGAGTGACCGGCCTGTGGCAGTTGTGCAGGCGGCGGGGCGAAGAAGGCGATTTCCATGAGTGGATCTACTACGACATGGCGTATGTCAGGAACCTCTCCTTCTGGCTGGATCTGAAGATCCTGTTCTACACCGTTATCACCAAGGGTGGGAAGAAGCGCGTGCCGTTGTCGCGCCTGATTGGCGAGGCAAAGCCGGGGAACGGCGCCGGTCAGCGGCCGGCGGCCGGCGATCAGCGATCGACTGCCCGTGTTCAGGTTTCCGCAGGCTCCGCCGAGGCGCGGTCGGAGGCGGAAAATGGCTACGGGGAGACCGGCGAGGGGGCGCGGACGGAGGTCGAGTCGGCGGCGGGGTGA